The Dermacentor variabilis isolate Ectoservices chromosome 4, ASM5094787v1, whole genome shotgun sequence genome contains the following window.
gcagagtcatatattcaaggagagaaagcccccagattttaaagcaaagctttctttgcctcttctttcgactttcccaatgctgctgctgtgggctgctgtagCGCACACCGCATCGTGGGGTGGTTCAAagcgtgtatatacatgacaggcgcgagtaacagaggaaaggcgacgggagaaactcgttttcactccaccgctggatggatggatgttatgagcgtcgtaataccgcgtcgaatgtgcacaacaccctctggagctccctggccgttgcCACATTACCCGCtcgtaattatccgtgactcctctCAAAAGCATtgcggaaactgcagcgcttccctttctactaacgtgcgagaccagaggggacgcagatagaactgtagagaggagaagaaggaacGGGAatagaagaggcagttcccatataagagaagggggggaggggggaggtgacgcgagaaggcaagaaaacgccACTAGCTTAAGTTAagggtacggtacagtacgttgctgctatttctgaaaaataaacgccatgcaagtatgtcaagcgggcaacttacgcagtgcgtgcagaagcagagccgcattaattaaagcgcaccgcagggtccaggagacactacggaagcggtcgaccgccaaaccgacacttctgtgcccgctgcgttagctttgcggctatggcattgccagaggtcatggatttgatcccaattgcggcagccgcatttagacgggggctaaatagaaaacgcacgtgcacttagattttgggacacgttaacgaacatcacggtgtcaaaattaatccagagtccgccactacggcgtgaaTGCGATGTGAAGAAATGACAACGCTGGCGCACAACAACCCCTCCAGCAAAGacctcttcctgtgtgttctgtCAACGCCTCGTTTTGTATACtaacgcagacaaacagcagtgacgcacgcaaggtaacgtttaacatcaactcaccactctcgtattagcCCAAACGTTGAAGAAcctaagctttagccgtcaacgtcaccgctaattatcgtcaatcaaagcatccagtacggaaagcttcgcttacattgattctcaCAGTGCCTGGGATCTGCACCACGTCTGCATAATCTTTTCtttctcgcgcccgctcttacgcGCGCCTGCGCAAAACGTCAGGCGATCCCTCAAAAAACCGTCTcgtgaagtaccgggctcgcagcatatTCGCAGCTTCAAAGAACGAAAATGAGGTCAAGACCGATGAAGACTATCttcgttgtgggacaagacaaGCCCCGAAGGGTGTACGGGTGTacttattattatatatatattttttgtagtTCACTATAATTTGTATGATAAACAACAGCGCCATTTCGGCTTGTACTGAAAGCGTTATTTTATATAATTTGCTTTCAAATTTCGCAAATGTGTTTTTGAAATAGCAGTTGATTATCTTAAAATTGTTAACCAACGACGACAATGCCGAAGGTTACTCGAACGATGCTCGAGCGCGACGTGCAAAACATCTGCGGCATGAGGGCCTTATACACTTGCACTGCCTACCCAGTCGCTCCTAATCTAATGCCTGAATGCTCGGGAGTAATTCACCACGACGGCGCCACATTTACAGAATAAATGATTTGGTTGGTGTTGTTAGAACATAAATAACTTTCATTGTGCACTGATACTTTTCACAGTGCTTCACTGTATGACATGCGCTGAAATAAATTGGACGTTATCTAAACAAAGATTATTAAATTTTCCAAAAACTGGGAAAGTGGCGCCCTCTCAATATTCGCTCCTACCTTGAACACAGAACACCTCTGGCTTTGGCGTCATTGGGCAGGCATTGTGAAGATAGAGGGTTCGTGAAGAGGAAGTGTGGTTTTCGAACCAGCAGAGGGCGGCTGCGCTGTGGATATTGCTTCATAAGCCTCTCGAAATCACCGTGCGTTTGCAGTGCTGAGGTTGTGCTCTGTAGATTTGATCGGGCGACTTGCGTAGTCGGAGTTTCACTCAACGTAAGTATTGAATTTAGCCCGTGTAACATAATTTGTTGACCTTAGGTAGTATGTTTTCCGAAGTCGCTCAGAAAGCACACTGTGGCTGTGTTTGttcgttttttattcttttaagCCTAACTTGCTGATTTGGACCACCATTGGTTCCATAGTATTTTCGTTGTGTTGGGTCGTGCGTGTTATGCTTTTAATATGTGACCTGGTATTATTGCCATAGTTCTACCCGGGCTTCCAGTCGGCACTGTTCGTGAGCAGTTTTGGCGATTATATATGTTAAGCGCTGCCGCTAGACATTTGTTCTCAGCTTTGTCATGAATGCGCTACTAATTGTTCCTTGTAAATAGGTTGcgtaacattttatttttttttcctgtccatTTATCGGCGCTCCGCCTACTTAGGttttatttccattttttttttttcctttggcaTGTCTTCCCGACTTTTTTTGCATTTATGCTTGAAAGTTGATGGTGCTTCAACCTGCTGTGATGGCCGCAGCTCTGCGGCGCGTTATTCGCTTCGGTATGTGCAACACTCCGTGTAAATTAAGCTGCGTTTGAATTCTTTTCTAGCGCCAGTGACACGGGTAGTGTGTGCCATTGTCTGCGCTAGTGTTGCCCCTCATGGCGGCGTTGACAAGTAAACTGCTCCACGTGGTTAGCGTTGCTTCTATTCTCACGTGTCAACGATAACATTGCAGTTAGCacagggaaagagagaaagaaaaactgcgctTTACCGGCTGGGCCATTTACTAGCCGGTAGCTACTTGTAACGGGAGTTTTTCAGCGACATCTTTGTTTGATGCTTTGTTTGCAGATGCCGGTCATCAAGCTGCAGAGCTCCGATGGGGAAGTCTTCGAAATCGACGTCGAAATAGCAAAGGCGTCAGTCACAATCAAGACTATGCTGGAAGGTAAGCGTATTTGTAGCTctattcttgcattgcattgcttGTCCACAGCGTTTGTTATTTCTGGTGTGATAGTCGTCGGTGCTGTTGACGATAAGCTGCCGAACCTGCGGACCCCGCGTTCGCAATCTCCCGTAGCGGACTACCATGGTGCAAACCGTTGGGGgcgtttttattcattttttatttgTTCGCGACGTCGCTCTTGCTTCGACGCAGGCCATTCCTTTGCTGTAAGACTTTCACAGCACCTACGTATCAAGGCCTTATGAGTGGCGTGGTGGTCGCAGGTATTGGCACGCTCAGGAACACTTAACGCAAACAATAGTCCCGCTTCATTCATTTAAGGAACCCACAGCGCCAAGGCATTGCAGGGGGTGgggtggagggggaggggggtaccAGTACATCACACTTCCGCTCCTAGGCAATTAAGTGCAAAGCCCCTCCCTCCCTTGCATAACAAAAGGCACATCTACGGCATccaaaagaaagcatcatttgatTCGTTTCGTAACATTACCCGGCACTCTTATTATTTCTATTATATATTTCTCTGTTCAAAGTGCTCAAGGCAGAGTTTCTAGTTTATGGTCAAGATTCGTTGGCTAGGAAATCTTTCTCGCACACGGGCAGCAATTTTATTTGCAAATTGCTTGTAGCTCGTCACTGCAGAATACTAACCTCTGTATTCAGAAGTGCACCTTGGAAGTGTTTGCTTGACTTGGTCAGAATAATGCCTCACATGCTGAAGGAAATGCAGTGTCTTGTGCATGTTCCTGGCATGTTATTTAGGTCTGGTCGAAGTGCGAGCTTCAAGTTGTGGCACATTTCTGAATACAGGGATGAGTGAAAATAGCACGATCGTTCATACTGGCCTTGTCCTACCTGTGGCTGTGTACATTTTTGCCAATTTGTAGATTGTTAATTTCACTGTTATGCCTGCGAGGCCATAGATATGAGAGTAGAGCGCCGCAAGATTGATACTGCATTTACACACCTGCACAAGCTCAAAATGTGTTACGTGATCTGAATTGCATTATTATCTATAACTGGGTTAGCAAAATTTATAATGCATCCATCCTTTAGAGGTGCCTGGCAACTTTACTGCTATAGCGATCTCTTATTCATTGGCAATGACATGTTGCATATTTGTCATCAAAGGCAGCACATAACCAGCGATCCATGTTGCCTGGAAAAAAGCGTCGTTCAAGTGTGCCTCACACCCGTAGTTCTataaccagtgacccaagtttctCTCGTGTTTGGTTTTGTACACATtcccccagcacagcagcctggtGCTATgccaatttgacaaggtttgcGGGAAGGAGGTTCGGCACATACATGCGTACATGCTGCAAACTAGGTCAAGTTCCCAGAGAATGCTGGCAGCTTTAAGAAGCCGAACTTGTAACCCTATTTCTTGTCCCAAGCATGTCCAAATGGCTTTGCTGTCTTTATATTTGTGGACACCGGGGGAAAGTATTGATACGTCATGCAATTTAATGTATCTATCCATTGTACCCTTCACTGCAGTGTTCGTGGAAAGCATTTGggcgtcataaaaaaaaaagctgcagtgtCACTGTTATAAAGCTTCTGCTTCACATAGCAGACGATTCCACCGAATGCATTTTGCCTCGTAATGTGCACTCTACTAGTACTGCACTTGCAGGGCCACCACGGCATTCTGTACTTCCTCCTCCACAAAATCAAGCCATGCCACGCTTCGCAGCATGTTGTCTATAGGCGTGAGACATACTCGCCGACAACTTTTCTTGAATAGGAAGCAGAAGCTAGAGGACCAAGGGCCGGGAGTAGTGCTGCAATTTTGTTCATGTAACATAATGATTTATTTTTTACAGCAGATACTTTAACACTTTCACCAGTGTGCTGATATTTTATTGTATTTCTTAGTTGGCACTTTCCCGTTTTAATGTGCAAGAGATTTTGGCTCCATAGTTTCCCTCAATAATCGCTCGGGAATTCTGGCGCTGCAGTTCATCCACCTTGGGAATGGTCGGAAGTACACAGATCTGTCTGATCTTGCTGCTTGTGGACTCTtgacattcttgtggctttgtttactacACCTCATTGTCATAAATTTTGGAGCAATCTTTCAAAGTGCAGCAGACAAAGCATATATGCATAGTCGCTGGTAATTGCAATGATTCAGCTTGTCAAGGTAGCCAAATCAAATTGAGCcagtctcaaggcactggcttgcaCACAATTCACAAGGGCATTTTGTCTGTTATCTATGCATGTGTGCATGGTGCAATGGTTTTAATATCGGGCTACTGTGCTAGAGCTCATGCTTATTACACGCTACTTTCTTAAACATGACAAGCTTACAACTAGTACAAGCCCCTTCTTGTGGAGGCCAATTTTGCCAACATGGGTAGGTTGTGTTGGCTAACGTACAATTTTACTCTTCATTCTCATATTGAGCATTTCCTTAGCCCCTATCAAATGCTGCCTCATGTCATTGTGGGCAGTTCGTACGCATACTTCAAGCATTCATTCTCCTTTCTTCTTGTGCTTCATCAGTGATTTGAACAGCACTCTCCTATGTTgtcgccagtggcgtagcaacaggggggggccgtgtgccccgggtgcaaggggccagtgagtgagggggggggggggtgtcatatacatctgaagacacccctctttccactggctacacccggggagggggtgACGGAAGACCTGTGGGCCCCGGATGCCAGACAACCTAGCTGTGCCACTGGTTGTCGCAAGGACCAGCCTTTCAAGAGCATTGATCGCAAGACTCAAATAGAATTTCGGATGGAAGCCTTACTCTACTGGCCCCTCCTGCCAAATCTCCCTGAGCTCCATTTTCGCACTCGCATCTTTACCACCTGCAGTATTTATGCACTCGCTGGATTACTTTAATGAACCATTGCTGTGCCCTATTGGTTGGCCACTGCTCTATGCAATGTTCTGCAGTGTCTTGTGCAGTTTGCTGGCTTCGTTGTCTAGTGTGCATTGCATTTCTGCTGACATAGTATTTCTCTCCTTGCTGCATCTTCACTGACATCCAGTTTTTCCTGTTTAATTATGACTGAAATTTAAGACTTGAACAATGCTTCAGTTTTAGACCCTCCTAGTTCTTCTTGACCACATCGTGTAAATGCTTAAGGAACCGCAGGAGGTGCAGCGGCTGTTTCCACAACTAAATAGCCTGCACCATCTTGTGAGGTTCCCCCAAAATGATGGCATGCTATGAAACATGCCTATCTCAGCATTTCTTTTAAACCTGATGCATGATGGCAGGGTTGCATTCATGAGTAGACGCACAGGAAATGCATGCACTTCAGTGCTCTACCATACCAATGACTAAATCTGAACCTGGATATAATGAATTGTGTATAACAACTCTAAATTCACTTAATTTTTGTATGCAATCTTTACATGCAATTGATACAGTGCACTATTTCGCAATCCTTTTCAGAGTTCTCTGTATTGAGATTCGACTATAGTTGGGCAGGTAGCCAGAATTCTTGTCTCAAGAGGCATAATCAATTGGCTAACAGGAAATTGTGCCTTGTGCTACCAAAAACTCTTTCACTTTCAACTTCTGCATGCAGACCTGGGCatggacgacgacgaagacgaggTGGTCCCCTTACCAAATGTCAACTCTGCCATACTGAAGAAAGTCATCCACTGGGCCACATACCACAAGGATGACCCACCCCCACCCGAGGATGACGAGAACAAGGAAAAGCGCACGGATGACATTTCGTCCTGGGATGCAGACTTCCTCAAGGTGGACCAGGGCACCCTGTTCGAACTTATCTTGGTCAGTACAGCCTCTGATATCTGCAGTTCTGGAGTCTTATTTATTGCGGCTTCTTGACAGGCTACCTCATGGTTTATCCGCTAGTTTTGTGATGGGTCCTACATTACAGTAGTTCATGATTTACTGCAGGCCGTATTTGGGTGCACGCACAAGTGGTTACATCGTTGGTAATAGACAAGGTAGAAATAAAactagaaaaacaaagaaaatggaTACAGGGACATCTACATTTGCAATCTAGAATTATCAATAAATATGGAGTTCCAAGAATGGTTATTGCACAACTTGTACAAAGCAGTGATATACCAT
Protein-coding sequences here:
- the SkpA gene encoding S-phase kinase associated protein 1 SKP1-related A isoform X1 → MPVIKLQSSDGEVFEIDVEIAKASVTIKTMLEDLGMDDDEDEVVPLPNVNSAILKKVIHWATYHKDDPPPPEDDENKEKRTDDISSWDADFLKVDQGTLFELILAANYLDIKGLLDVTCKTVANMIKGKTPEEIRKQFNIKNDFTPSEEEQGTTLNDGTEEEHTHTTLLGSQGERVV
- the SkpA gene encoding S-phase kinase associated protein 1 SKP1-related A isoform X2; protein product: MPVIKLQSSDGEVFEIDVEIAKASVTIKTMLEDLGMDDDEDEVVPLPNVNSAILKKVIHWATYHKDDPPPPEDDENKEKRTDDISSWDADFLKVDQGTLFELILAANYLDIKGLLDVTCKTVANMIKGKTPEEIRKQFNIKNDFTPSEEEQVRKENEWCEEK